A section of the Denticeps clupeoides unplaced genomic scaffold, fDenClu1.1, whole genome shotgun sequence genome encodes:
- the LOC114773258 gene encoding olfactory receptor 142-like — protein MENDTFPLYFYFTLYRDQGHLKYLYFLIMLSVYAAILIFNASIILVVMKEKSLHEPMYIFISCLSVNSLYGTAGLFPRLSIDILSDSHMISRPACFTQIYVIYSYSHSELTILAVMAYDRYVAICQPLHYHSIMTVRTTALLIAGALFWAFLSIALVVIPATRLPLCGRTISRLYCSNWSIARLSCVSTASNNALGLFVLTTSVFLPSGFILYSYIRILIVCQRSSSEFRGKALQTCLPHIVTFVTYSVALFCDVLLNRFQLDQIMTIVALVFSLEFLVVSPVINPLIYGLTLPEIRKKNPIFTHSSKISIMSK, from the coding sequence ATGGAAAACGACACTTTTCCGctctatttttatttcactctgtaCAGAGACCAAGGGCATTTGAAATATCTCTACTTTCTCATCATGCTTTCTGTGTACGCcgccattttaatatttaatgccaGCATCATCCTCGTGGTGATGAAGGAGAAGTCTCTGCATGAGCCCATGTACATTTTCATATCCTGTTTATCCGTCAACTCTCTGTACGGCACCGCCGGACTCTTCCCGCGCCTTTCCATCGACATTCTTTCCGACTCTCACATGATATCCCGCCCTGCCTGCTTCACCCAGATTTACGTTATTTACAGCTATTCACACTCAGAACTAACCATATTGGCAGTGATGGCGTACGACCGGTACGTGGCCATATGTCAACCGTTGCACTATCACAGCATCATGACGGTGAGGACCACAGCTCTCTTGATAGCAGGAGCACTTTTCTGGGCCTTCTTGTCCATCGCCTTGGTCGTGATCCCTGCTACCAGACTGCCTCTGTGTGGAAGGACAATTTCACGACTTTACTGCTCCAACTGGTCGATTGCGAGGCTGTCCTGTGTGTCGACGGCGAGCAACAATGCTTTAGGCTTGTTCGTTTTAACAACCAGTGTGTTCCTTCCATCAGGCTTCATCCTCTACAGCTACATCAGAATACTTATCGTGTGTCAGAGAAGCTCCTCGGAATTCCGGGGGAAAGCCCTGCAAACGTGTCTGCCCCACATTGTCACATTTGTGACATATTCAGTGGCTCTTTTCTGTGATGTTTTGCTAAATCGATTTCAACTTGACCAGATTATGACCATTGTGGCTCTAGTCTTTTCCCTGGAATTTCTTGTTGTTTCTCCTGTTATAAATCCTCTCATTTATGGTCTGACTTTACCGGAAATCCGAAAGAAGAATCCTATTTTTACACACTCAAGCAAAATCTCCATAATGTCTAAATAG